The following DNA comes from Brevinematales bacterium.
GGGATTGAAACGCCAAGAAATCGAATAGACCCATGCACGAATTATGAGTTTTTACCTACCCTTTCAGGGATTGAAACTCACTCTTGCTCTAGTTATGTCGTAAGGCCCAAAAGCGTTTTTACCTACCCTTTCAGGGATTGAAACATCAGATACCTTTTCAAGGTTTTGACTACAGCAAATAGGTTTTTACCTACCCTTTCAGGGATTGAAACGCTATCTTTAGCTTGAGAGCTTCATCAAAATCATCTAGTTTTTACCTACCCTTTCAGGGATTGAAACTCACTGATAGAAGGAGGTAGCAAGTCTTCATCATAGGTTTTTACCTACCCTTTCAGGGATTGAAACAAGCAAAAAAAGAAAAGAAAAAAAAAAGAAAAGGACAGTTTTTACCTACCCTTTCAGGGATTGAAACCGAGAGATCACTATGAAATCCCAGTGGTATGCATAGGGTTTTTACCTACCCTTTCAGGGATTGAAACACCTCGCTGAGCTTCCCGCTCAGCCCTGATACCTTGGTTTTTACCTACCCTTTCAGGGATTGAAACCTAGGTTGCTGACGACCTGATACGTTTTTTCGTCTATCCTGTTTTTACCTACCCTTTCAGGGATTGAAACTACTCCTCCTATGTGGTTTGTCGGGGCCGAGGTAGATGTTTTTACCTACCCTTTCAGGGATTGAAACGCATAGCAAGCAAGAGAGGGTTGAAAGTAGAGAAAGAGTTTTTACCTACCCTTTCAGGGATTGAAACGAAATTGAATAGGTCCCAAAGCCCTCCTTGGGGGCGGCCCAAGGTTTTTACCTACCCTTTCAGGGATTGAAACAATGCTCAACAGAAACTATCCAAACTACTACAGACTTTAGATAGTCCATAAGTTGAAAACAACAAACGAAGTATTTATATTATTACGCAAATTATAATGGAGGATAAAAATAGTGGAAAAAGGAACGTCGAAAAAATCAGAAGCAAGAATTTTTACAGAAAAAGTATTCAAAAAAATTAAGCACGCAATCCCAAATCTTCTTCTAGAACATAAACCTCCTTTCCTAATAATCGATTCCTACACCATAAAGAAAAAATACTACGAACTTGTAAAAAATTTTCCAGACTTTAAAATCTATTACGCAGTCAAAGCAAATGATCATATAGAAGTGCTAAATGTCCTCGCTAGCATAGGAGCAAACTTTGAAGTAGCATCTGTTTCTGAAGTACTAAGATTAATAGAAATAGGCGTAGGCGGCAATAGAATGATAACAAGTAATCCTGTCAAGCCACCAGAGTTTATAGAAGTTTGTAGACAAGTAGGAATAAAATACCTATGCGTAGATTCAAAAGAAGAAATAGATAAAATAAAATACCTATTTCCAGAAGCAAACCTATACCTAAGATTAGAAATCGATAACCCCGAAAGTACATGGCCACTAAGTGGTAAATTTGGCCTACTCATGGACGATGTTGAAGAACTAATATCATATGCAAAGAAAAGAAAAGTCAAACTAATAGGATTAACATTCCACGCAGGATCTCAAAATAACTCACTTGAAAGTTTCGAAAAAGCACTAAAACTATCAAAACAAGTATTCGAAATAGCAGAAAAATACAAAATACATATGAAACTACTAAACATAGGTGGAGGATTCCCTATTGATTACACTACAAAGTCTAAAAAAATAAAAGACTTCAAAAATAAAATATACAACCAACTAAAAATGTTTGGGAATTACAAAAACTTAATCCTACAAATGGAACCCGGTAGAAGAATAGTAGGTGAAGCTGGAGTACTAGTCTCAAGAGTCATAGGAAAAGCAACAAGAAATAAAGAAAATTGGATATATCTAGATGTAGGTGTATTTAACGGACTCATGGAAACAATCGGAGGAATAAATTATACCTTCAGAACAAACTCTAGAAAAAAAGAAAAAGTATGGAATATCGGAGGACCTTCTTGCGATAGCATGGATGTAATAGCAAAAGAAGTAATATTACCAGAACCAGATGTCAGCGACATAATCTACATACTTTCAACAGGTGCATACACAACAGTTTACGGCGCTCCTTTCAACGGATATAAAGTCCCACACGTAGTAGTTATATAACCACACTCGACTACTTGATAATCTTTCAAAAAACCCTAAACTTTAACCATTCACAAAACTTCAGTCATAAGAAAATGTAAATACCACGTTATCCATAAAATTACAAAATACTCACAACAGTACACTTATGTCAACAAATAATACTTCAAGATTTCAAAGCATTTATCTTTGCTATCGCTAGCTTAGCAAGTGGAATACTATATGGAGCAACAGAAACATAATCAAGACCTACATTTTTCAGAAATTCTATATTCCTCGGATCAGCTCCATGCTCTCCACAAAGCCCTATCTTCATATCAGGTCTAACCATACGAGATCTCTGAACAGCAATAACTATAAGCTCTCCTACTTCCTCACCTAGCACCTTAAATGGATTATCATCAAGTATATCCATCTCCGTATAATCAGGTAAGAAAGATGATATGTCATCTCTTGATAATCCATAAGTAGTTTGGGTAAGATCATTAGTACCAAAACTTATAAACTCCGCAAACATTGCTATCTTGTCAGAATGTAACGCAGCTGAAGGTATTTCTATCATCGAACCATATTTAACCGGTATATCTAATCCACTATTTGATATTATTTCATCAACAATTTCTTTTATACCCCTTATCCTTCTACCTTCCATATACTTACCATAAATCGCAAAACTCAACTCTCTATAGTTCATAACAACAGGAATCATAATTTCAGGAATTGGCTCATAACCATTCTTCTTCACCTCTACTGCAGCTTCAGCTATAGCACTTGCTTGCATTTCATATATATCAGGATACGTTATGGCAACTCTTACACCTCTATGCCCTAACATCGGATTAACTTCCTTCTTAAGATTACATATTTCC
Coding sequences within:
- a CDS encoding type III PLP-dependent enzyme, which encodes MEKGTSKKSEARIFTEKVFKKIKHAIPNLLLEHKPPFLIIDSYTIKKKYYELVKNFPDFKIYYAVKANDHIEVLNVLASIGANFEVASVSEVLRLIEIGVGGNRMITSNPVKPPEFIEVCRQVGIKYLCVDSKEEIDKIKYLFPEANLYLRLEIDNPESTWPLSGKFGLLMDDVEELISYAKKRKVKLIGLTFHAGSQNNSLESFEKALKLSKQVFEIAEKYKIHMKLLNIGGGFPIDYTTKSKKIKDFKNKIYNQLKMFGNYKNLILQMEPGRRIVGEAGVLVSRVIGKATRNKENWIYLDVGVFNGLMETIGGINYTFRTNSRKKEKVWNIGGPSCDSMDVIAKEVILPEPDVSDIIYILSTGAYTTVYGAPFNGYKVPHVVVI